From Sporosarcina sp. 6E9, a single genomic window includes:
- a CDS encoding DUF3137 domain-containing protein: MFPSFESILPILQPSFSAADKQRKNTKKKQLITNIVFGLIIIGFYLLTKNIFIVAFSLFFCMFLRSIVFNRMNYKFKKTYADLFITKLVDALFQNYKSPEDDGEFTYHATYNPNEHIKKNELYQSNYFGQNYMVSGEDYIEGQLGLTTFKLSEIHVMDSGDSSDDKITTVFEGVVFIADFNNFFEGSTYIYRRKFLANTHAHVKSIGAYKIELTDHDFNKEFVVMTTDDVEARYILSTNFVRKLMEYSHTTDGKAEFTFVDNKMFIFRRTTKDQFSGQLHNSNDEARLREIYDDFLEYFSIVDELTLNRRIWSKA, from the coding sequence ATGTTTCCATCATTTGAATCGATATTACCAATTTTACAACCTTCATTCTCTGCGGCTGATAAACAAAGGAAAAACACGAAAAAAAAGCAATTAATCACTAATATAGTTTTCGGTTTAATCATTATAGGGTTTTATTTATTAACGAAAAATATATTTATCGTCGCTTTTTCATTGTTTTTCTGCATGTTTCTGAGGTCAATAGTTTTTAATCGTATGAATTATAAATTTAAAAAAACATATGCTGATTTGTTTATTACAAAACTAGTAGATGCGCTATTTCAAAATTATAAATCGCCGGAAGATGACGGTGAATTTACCTACCATGCTACTTATAACCCAAATGAGCATATTAAAAAGAATGAACTATATCAAAGCAATTATTTTGGACAGAATTATATGGTAAGTGGTGAAGATTATATTGAAGGACAATTGGGATTAACGACTTTTAAACTATCAGAAATCCATGTGATGGATTCGGGTGATAGTTCAGATGATAAGATAACAACTGTGTTTGAAGGGGTTGTATTTATTGCTGATTTTAATAATTTTTTTGAGGGAAGCACGTATATTTATAGACGAAAGTTTTTGGCTAACACACATGCACATGTTAAAAGCATAGGTGCATATAAGATTGAACTCACTGATCATGACTTTAATAAAGAATTTGTAGTCATGACAACTGATGACGTAGAAGCCCGCTATATTCTTTCTACAAACTTTGTACGTAAGCTCATGGAATACAGTCATACTACTGATGGAAAAGCAGAATTTACTTTTGTGGATAATAAAATGTTCATTTTTAGAAGAACAACAAAAGATCAATTCAGTGGTCAGCTTCACAATAGTAATGACGAAGCAAGATTAAGAGAAATATATGATGACTTTTTGGAGTATTTTTCAATAGTCGATGAGTTAACACTTAATCGGCGAATATGGAGTAAGGCATAA
- a CDS encoding general stress protein, translated as MADKRFVGTFQTEHEVLNIIDELKTEGYSEDDIYVVTNDEDSLSIVRGQTDVDLESPGGNWLDRFIAFISGDEPVKAAFNDMGLTKEEATRHYEEVKNGRILLYVDQEYGRTTYDRQAEFLENYSDPNLGSNLTTGDVGANATLNHASRNIDTEVNIGEHVVGQEQSVEVPVSREEVDIERRAVYDETAAGQVFVDGDNVRHEEEDFVNQIDRDAEDKLDTERSQYDPPKRP; from the coding sequence ATGGCAGATAAAAGATTTGTAGGTACATTCCAAACAGAACACGAAGTTTTGAATATAATTGACGAGCTAAAGACAGAAGGCTATTCAGAAGATGATATTTACGTTGTCACAAATGATGAAGATTCACTATCGATTGTTCGAGGACAGACGGATGTCGATTTGGAGTCTCCAGGCGGAAACTGGCTAGATAGATTCATTGCCTTCATTAGTGGAGATGAACCGGTGAAGGCGGCATTTAATGATATGGGACTCACCAAAGAAGAAGCTACTCGTCATTATGAGGAAGTGAAGAATGGGCGCATCTTGTTGTATGTTGACCAAGAATACGGAAGAACAACCTATGACAGGCAGGCGGAATTTCTAGAAAACTATTCCGATCCGAACCTAGGCTCGAACTTGACCACTGGTGATGTAGGCGCAAACGCTACTTTAAATCATGCTAGCCGGAATATCGATACCGAAGTGAATATCGGTGAACATGTTGTCGGGCAAGAACAGTCAGTGGAAGTCCCCGTTTCACGTGAAGAAGTAGATATCGAAAGACGAGCGGTGTATGACGAGACGGCAGCAGGACAAGTTTTCGTTGATGGTGACAACGTACGACATGAAGAGGAAGATTTTGTGAATCAAATTGATAGAGATGCTGAAGATAAATTAGATACGGAGCGTTCACAATACGACCCCCCAAAACGACCGTGA
- a CDS encoding SRPBCC family protein yields MYTDIMTKMKILKPVNEVFEAIIDPVKMANYWFSSGTGRVVQGKTITWRYDEYNAEGMIYVSEVLENEKIVFLWGEEGQETVVTIKLEMLDRVTTIIQVIESGLKEDDPEIVNKMLGQKEGWVYMLTCLKGYLENGTNNLRASLIH; encoded by the coding sequence ATGTATACAGATATTATGACAAAAATGAAAATCCTAAAACCGGTAAATGAAGTATTCGAAGCGATTATAGACCCAGTAAAAATGGCTAATTATTGGTTTTCATCGGGAACAGGAAGAGTAGTACAGGGCAAAACGATTACTTGGAGATATGATGAATACAATGCAGAAGGGATGATTTATGTATCAGAAGTACTTGAAAATGAAAAAATCGTATTCTTATGGGGCGAGGAAGGTCAAGAAACTGTCGTTACGATAAAATTAGAAATGTTGGATAGAGTCACTACAATCATCCAGGTAATTGAGTCCGGGTTAAAAGAAGATGATCCCGAAATCGTAAACAAAATGCTAGGTCAAAAAGAAGGTTGGGTTTACATGTTGACTTGTTTAAAGGGGTATTTGGAAAATGGCACAAACAATTTGAGAGCATCATTAATTCATTAA
- a CDS encoding alpha/beta-type small acid-soluble spore protein: MAKNNKILVPEARKELDKLKADVMRQHGYKVNSNNPDDVKFEIANELGIPLTKGYNGKITAENAGKIGGPIGGNMVKEMVRMAQEQMLKK, translated from the coding sequence ATGGCGAAAAACAATAAAATATTAGTTCCCGAAGCGCGAAAAGAGTTGGATAAACTGAAAGCCGATGTTATGCGTCAACATGGATACAAAGTGAATTCGAACAATCCTGACGATGTAAAATTCGAAATAGCAAACGAACTCGGTATTCCTTTAACAAAAGGTTACAACGGTAAAATTACCGCTGAAAATGCAGGTAAAATCGGAGGACCGATTGGCGGGAATATGGTAAAAGAAATGGTTCGGATGGCGCAGGAACAAATGTTAAAGAAGTGA
- a CDS encoding VOC family protein codes for MISKVGQIMLYVNNQDKAIKFWTEIIGFSVKSEEDNGQGMKWIEIAPSNEAETALILHNKALIAQMQPELYLGTPSLIFFTENLDEFHTHLTNQNITVGEIMSLPSVRVFNFADYEENYFAIMEKGK; via the coding sequence TTGATCAGTAAAGTCGGTCAAATTATGTTGTATGTAAATAATCAAGATAAAGCTATAAAATTTTGGACAGAAATCATAGGTTTTAGCGTGAAATCCGAAGAGGATAACGGACAGGGTATGAAATGGATTGAAATCGCCCCGTCAAATGAGGCTGAAACTGCGTTAATTCTCCACAATAAGGCCTTAATTGCGCAGATGCAACCCGAATTATATCTCGGAACACCATCATTAATTTTTTTCACTGAAAATCTTGATGAATTCCATACCCACTTAACAAATCAAAACATTACAGTTGGTGAAATTATGAGTTTACCTTCAGTTCGAGTATTTAATTTTGCGGATTATGAAGAAAATTATTTTGCGATTATGGAAAAAGGCAAGTAA
- a CDS encoding LemA family protein, which produces MEIILGLFLLMLIMLFCLAGIIIIYLVLQYNTFISLRNRIEEAHHAIDTYLLQRFDQLSKLADTVVSYTDYEQETQLKLAKIRTNYIQMSANEKLAASSEIENLQKSLRLQVENYPELKADTVYRSLTSAITDVEEKLSASRRSYNANVYQLNTKLKQFPTRMIGSFMKIHEVDMLEVAEEHKVDINLSERLGGI; this is translated from the coding sequence TTGGAAATCATTCTAGGTTTATTTCTATTGATGTTGATAATGTTATTTTGCCTCGCGGGCATCATTATTATTTATTTGGTTTTGCAGTACAACACATTTATTTCTTTGCGCAACCGAATAGAAGAGGCGCATCATGCGATTGACACATATTTATTGCAACGGTTTGATCAATTATCGAAACTTGCGGACACCGTTGTGTCTTATACAGATTATGAACAAGAAACACAACTAAAGCTGGCTAAAATTCGTACAAATTACATCCAGATGTCAGCCAATGAAAAACTAGCTGCATCGAGCGAGATTGAAAATCTTCAAAAAAGCCTAAGATTACAAGTTGAAAATTATCCCGAATTGAAGGCGGACACAGTCTATCGTAGTTTAACATCAGCGATTACCGATGTAGAAGAAAAGTTATCAGCCAGTCGTAGATCCTATAACGCAAACGTTTACCAATTAAACACAAAGCTAAAGCAGTTTCCAACCCGTATGATTGGCTCATTTATGAAAATTCATGAAGTCGATATGTTAGAAGTTGCAGAAGAGCATAAAGTAGATATCAATCTAAGTGAAAGATTAGGGGGAATATAA
- a CDS encoding YdiU family protein, whose protein sequence is MTNIQKEETGWNLDNSYARLPNIFFTKMDPNPVDAPELIILNDSLAMSLGLNANTLKSEEGIAVFAGNGIPEGALPLAQAYAGHQFGNFTMLGDGRAMLIGEQITPSGERFDIQLKGSGRTQYSRGGDGRAGIGPMLREYIISEAMHALGIPTTRSLAVVTTGEAIFRETMLSGAILTRIAKSHLRVGTFQYAAQWGTFEDLQQLADYAIQRHYPEIEADENRYLSFLQAVISRQAALIAKWQLVGFIHGVMNTDNMAICGETIDYGPCAFMDTYDPATVFSSIDIQGRYAYGNQPSIAGWNLARLAETLIPLLHEDESEALKLAQDTISRFPEAYQSSWLSGMRRKLGLFNEEDDDASLINQLLTMMKNHQADFTNTFRALTVNKLTDHKMFGSSEFTEWHGVWQARLERQQESIESSYQLMRDSNPAVIPRNHRVEEALEAAVVQGDYRVMNQLLEALQDPYNYASANEKYTTLPESTIPYQTFCGT, encoded by the coding sequence ATGACAAATATACAAAAAGAAGAAACTGGATGGAATTTAGACAATAGTTATGCTCGTCTGCCGAACATCTTTTTTACTAAGATGGATCCGAATCCTGTAGACGCACCCGAATTGATAATCCTCAATGATTCCCTGGCAATGTCGCTAGGGCTAAATGCCAATACGCTAAAAAGTGAGGAGGGAATTGCAGTATTTGCCGGTAACGGGATTCCTGAAGGTGCATTGCCGCTTGCGCAAGCCTACGCTGGCCATCAATTTGGAAACTTTACGATGTTGGGTGACGGCCGGGCAATGCTCATTGGTGAACAAATAACGCCATCGGGCGAGCGATTTGATATTCAGCTAAAAGGATCAGGGCGTACCCAATATTCTCGCGGTGGCGATGGAAGAGCTGGTATTGGCCCGATGCTGCGAGAATATATTATCAGTGAAGCGATGCATGCACTTGGTATTCCAACAACCCGTAGTTTAGCGGTGGTAACTACAGGAGAAGCCATATTCCGCGAAACCATGTTATCAGGTGCTATATTAACGCGCATTGCCAAAAGTCATTTACGTGTGGGGACGTTTCAATATGCTGCGCAGTGGGGAACGTTTGAAGATCTTCAACAACTGGCCGATTATGCGATACAACGTCATTATCCGGAAATTGAAGCTGACGAAAATCGTTATCTTTCGTTTCTGCAAGCAGTAATTTCTAGACAGGCTGCTTTAATCGCTAAATGGCAATTAGTTGGATTTATCCACGGTGTGATGAATACCGATAACATGGCCATTTGCGGTGAAACAATCGATTACGGTCCTTGCGCTTTCATGGACACGTACGACCCAGCAACTGTTTTCAGTTCAATCGACATTCAAGGTCGTTACGCCTATGGCAATCAACCATCGATAGCCGGATGGAATCTCGCTCGTTTAGCTGAAACGCTCATCCCGCTATTACATGAAGACGAGTCAGAAGCCCTCAAATTAGCGCAAGATACAATTTCAAGATTTCCTGAGGCGTATCAATCGAGTTGGTTGTCTGGCATGAGGCGTAAATTAGGATTATTTAATGAAGAAGACGACGATGCCAGTCTAATCAATCAACTACTTACCATGATGAAAAATCACCAAGCCGATTTCACCAATACATTTCGTGCGTTGACTGTTAATAAATTGACTGATCACAAAATGTTTGGCTCATCAGAATTTACGGAGTGGCATGGCGTATGGCAAGCCAGATTAGAGAGACAACAGGAATCTATAGAATCTTCTTACCAATTAATGCGAGACAGCAATCCAGCAGTCATTCCTCGTAATCATCGCGTCGAAGAAGCACTGGAAGCTGCAGTTGTGCAAGGCGATTATCGTGTGATGAATCAACTTCTGGAAGCTCTTCAAGATCCATACAATTACGCTTCTGCAAATGAAAAATATACAACATTACCTGAATCCACCATTCCATATCAAACTTTTTGTGGGACATGA
- a CDS encoding MarR family winged helix-turn-helix transcriptional regulator — translation MKVDSEELKAVTVILRTSQAIQEVIRKDVAKYGLNPTEFSVLELLYHKGDQPTQMIGKKVLLTSGSITYVVDKLVNKNYVIRKACPKDRRVTHAGLTESGKELMDEIFPKHKIIMEEVFDQLEADELIETVELLKRIGYRAKSL, via the coding sequence ATGAAAGTAGACTCTGAAGAATTAAAAGCTGTTACTGTCATACTTCGTACCTCCCAAGCAATTCAAGAAGTCATTCGTAAAGATGTTGCTAAATATGGACTAAACCCAACAGAGTTTTCTGTTTTAGAGTTGTTGTACCACAAAGGTGACCAACCAACCCAAATGATTGGGAAGAAGGTTCTTCTGACTAGCGGTAGTATCACTTATGTCGTCGATAAGCTTGTGAATAAGAACTATGTAATTCGCAAAGCCTGTCCAAAAGATCGGCGCGTAACCCATGCAGGACTAACCGAAAGCGGAAAAGAGTTAATGGATGAAATTTTTCCGAAACATAAAATCATTATGGAAGAAGTTTTTGATCAGTTAGAAGCTGATGAACTTATCGAGACAGTTGAATTATTAAAACGTATTGGATATAGAGCAAAAAGTCTATAA
- a CDS encoding ring-cleaving dioxygenase: MNELKGIHHVTAITSSAEKNYEFFTYALGMRLVKKTVNQDDIQTYHLFFADDKGSAGTDMTFFDFPNIPKGTHGTNEISKTSFRVPTDAALDYWVKRFNRLEVEHTGIKEQFGKKTLSFVDFDDQQYQLISDEFNEGIESGTPWQNGPIPLEFAITGLGPVFVRIAEFDYFKEVLEKVMVFNENAQEGSYHLFEGGQGGNGAQIIVEHNTVLPIAQQGYGTVHHAAFRVEDRAVLDEWTNRLESFGFQTSGFVDRFFFGSLYARVAPQILFEFATDGPGFMGDEPYETLGELLSLPPFLEPKREQIEKLVRPIDTVRSTIDFEKEYEK, translated from the coding sequence ATGAACGAATTAAAAGGAATTCACCATGTCACAGCTATTACGAGTAGCGCAGAGAAAAACTATGAATTTTTCACATATGCACTTGGTATGCGTTTGGTGAAAAAAACCGTCAACCAAGATGATATTCAAACCTATCACTTATTTTTTGCCGATGATAAAGGTAGTGCGGGGACAGATATGACGTTCTTTGATTTTCCAAACATCCCAAAAGGGACCCACGGAACAAATGAAATTTCAAAAACATCATTCAGAGTACCAACAGATGCTGCGCTTGATTATTGGGTAAAACGTTTTAATCGTTTGGAAGTAGAGCATACAGGCATTAAAGAACAATTTGGCAAAAAGACATTGTCATTTGTTGATTTTGATGATCAACAATATCAATTGATTTCAGATGAGTTTAATGAAGGCATAGAATCAGGAACCCCTTGGCAGAATGGTCCAATTCCACTTGAGTTTGCAATTACTGGTTTAGGCCCTGTTTTTGTCCGCATTGCTGAATTTGATTATTTCAAGGAAGTATTGGAAAAAGTGATGGTCTTTAATGAAAACGCACAAGAAGGTTCCTATCATTTATTCGAAGGCGGGCAGGGTGGAAACGGTGCTCAAATTATTGTTGAACATAATACCGTTTTACCCATCGCTCAACAAGGTTACGGAACAGTTCACCATGCTGCATTCCGTGTCGAAGACCGTGCTGTATTAGATGAATGGACAAACAGACTTGAAAGCTTCGGATTCCAAACTTCAGGCTTTGTCGATCGATTCTTTTTTGGATCGCTCTATGCGCGTGTTGCGCCGCAAATCTTATTTGAATTTGCGACAGATGGCCCTGGATTTATGGGGGATGAGCCGTACGAAACGCTTGGTGAACTCCTTTCCTTACCTCCATTTTTGGAGCCGAAACGCGAGCAAATTGAGAAGTTGGTTAGACCTATTGATACAGTTAGAAGCACAATTGATTTTGAAAAAGAATACGAGAAATAA